A genomic window from Nomascus leucogenys isolate Asia chromosome 10, Asia_NLE_v1, whole genome shotgun sequence includes:
- the FAM71E1 gene encoding protein FAM71E1, giving the protein MRRDRGPKPALGGAGEVEPGGMAASPKGRPRRLQRYLQSGEFDQFRDFPIFESNFVQVTRLGEVANEVTMGVAASSPALELPDLLLLAGPAKENGHLQLFGLFPLKFVQLFVHDKSRCQLKVKLNTSRTFYLQLRAPLKTQDREFGQWVRLLYRLHFLSASTVPFTQE; this is encoded by the exons ATGAGGCGGGATCGCGGCCCTAAGCCGGCCCTGGGTGGAGCTGGCGAGGTGGAACCGGGTGGGATGGCAG CCTCTCCCAAGGGCCGTCCCAGACGGCTCCAACGCTACCTCCAGAGCGGCGAATTCGACCAGTTTCGGGACTTCCCCATCTTTGAGAGCAACTTCGTGCAG GTGACTCGGTTGGGAGAAGTTGCCAACGAGGTCACCATGGGGGTGGCAGCCTCCAGTCCAGCCCTGGAGCTCCCGGACCTATTGCTTCTGGCCGGCCCTGCCAAGGAGAACGGACACCTGCAACTCTTCGG gCTGTTCCCCTTGAAGTTCGTCCAGCTCTTTGTCCACGACAAAAGCCGGTGTCAACTCAAGGTCAAGTTGAACACCAGCCGCACCTTCTACTTGCAGCTGCGCGCCCCACTCAAAACCCAAGACCGAGAGTTCGGCCAGTGGGTGCGGCTGCTCTACCGCCTGCACTTCCTCTCCGCTTCCACCGTGCCCTTCACGCAGGAGTAA